A region of the Balnearium lithotrophicum genome:
TCATCTGTAAATGCAGAACGAAGTACTGATAACTTCCTGTACGTGAACTTTCCATAGAGATAGTTGCCAAAAATACCAATACCTATCCAGAAAATTAGGGAAAGAATGGAACCTATAACTGGAATAAAACTTAAAAGCATAACTATAAGTGCGTAAAGATACATCTTTCTGTAGGCCATCCATAGGACTTCAAAGCAAAAAGCAGCCCAATTCCAAGAAACTTTAGAGCCACTTGCTGC
Encoded here:
- a CDS encoding DUF2628 domain-containing protein; translated protein: MEVKKLLEEFDEETIREFVGKNADYYLNKWKLMAASGSKVSWNWAAFCFEVLWMAYRKMYLYALIVMLLSFIPVIGSILSLIFWIGIGIFGNYLYGKFTYRKLSVLRSAFTDDELFKQEVIKSGGTSILGVFLFIILALLLALLISIATTNITEYGHYL